A window from Prosthecochloris marina encodes these proteins:
- a CDS encoding DUF4332 domain-containing protein, giving the protein MDILINDKSCTGEVGEKLSKVALESKAHVGYVCAGLGICQTCYVTVLEGGDCLSGLSDVEEAFLSEKQIKDGARLACQATIERDGTIRILSRPEEVRRMALSNPLSLFSYSVEMGKAAAERFVPGVTNVIDRIQKGEVRGQAALDEAFSGMGSALQLSIDTATQSIPFKEQISGMVDFCKKMLPFSERSQHPAIDENIQHVALHRKGEQQETGADDPVADSTIETAGFESLGFVVADKLGSAGIFTFTDLLERGKTSKGRGELSSICNLSKKEVLTLVNYADLCRVRGIDVQTATLLEASGVDTVPELAHRNPSNLYEKILEVNKKQSIIACDPSQQDVDSWVAEAKTLRKVITY; this is encoded by the coding sequence ATGGATATCCTTATCAATGACAAGTCATGCACGGGAGAAGTTGGTGAGAAACTTTCCAAAGTGGCGCTGGAAAGCAAGGCTCATGTTGGTTATGTTTGTGCCGGTCTCGGGATCTGTCAGACATGTTATGTTACTGTTCTCGAGGGAGGGGATTGTCTTTCCGGCTTGAGCGATGTCGAAGAAGCTTTTTTATCCGAGAAGCAGATAAAAGATGGAGCGAGGCTGGCTTGTCAGGCAACCATTGAAAGGGATGGGACAATACGCATTCTTTCCCGTCCTGAAGAGGTTCGGCGTATGGCTTTAAGTAATCCTCTTTCCCTTTTCAGCTACAGTGTTGAAATGGGTAAGGCTGCAGCTGAAAGATTTGTGCCCGGGGTTACCAATGTGATAGACAGGATACAAAAGGGGGAGGTTCGTGGTCAGGCTGCATTGGATGAAGCGTTTTCAGGAATGGGATCGGCCCTGCAACTCAGTATCGATACGGCTACCCAATCAATTCCTTTCAAAGAACAGATAAGCGGTATGGTTGATTTTTGCAAAAAAATGCTCCCTTTTTCCGAACGTTCTCAACACCCGGCTATAGATGAAAATATTCAGCATGTAGCATTACATCGCAAAGGTGAACAACAGGAAACCGGAGCAGATGATCCCGTTGCTGACAGCACAATCGAAACAGCCGGGTTCGAGTCGCTCGGATTCGTTGTTGCCGACAAACTCGGAAGCGCAGGCATTTTCACCTTTACAGACTTGCTCGAGCGGGGAAAAACATCGAAGGGTAGGGGAGAACTCTCGTCCATTTGCAATTTGTCGAAGAAAGAAGTGCTTACACTGGTTAATTATGCTGATTTGTGCAGGGTAAGAGGGATCGATGTACAAACAGCGACGCTTCTCGAGGCGTCTGGGGTCGACACTGTTCCGGAACTTGCACATCGTAATCCATCCAACCTTTATGAGAAAATCCTCGAGGTCAACAAAAAGCAAAGCATTATCGCCTGTGATCCTTCACAGCAGGATGTTGATTCATGGGTAGCTGAGGCTAAGACTCTTCGAAAAGTCATTACTTACTAA
- a CDS encoding SDR family NAD(P)-dependent oxidoreductase — MDLPYTESQEALGIVVTGGSRGLGYALAREFLLKGDRVIISGRNPEHLEHAVESLKAEIPGCEIYGVCMDVGNPEELDLFTSFIITRLGQVDRWINNAGTSGLRKAPLWQLEASDILETCTTNLAGSMLMSKIATEIMRNQPSEDIPLYHIFNMGFSAPGAKFSRSNIPHKASKLGVAAVSHFLCRELHEQGIRGIGIHELSPGLVKTDLLLRDTSPETKEFLDLIAESPEKVARKLVSKIREANGRKSHIRYRSIAGMGLHALMQLTLKKVGSPLRERILDLSSRKRGDEPL, encoded by the coding sequence ATGGACTTACCCTACACAGAGTCCCAAGAAGCTCTCGGTATCGTCGTCACGGGTGGCAGCAGAGGGTTGGGTTATGCACTTGCGCGAGAATTTCTTTTGAAGGGTGATCGCGTCATTATCTCCGGAAGGAACCCCGAGCACCTCGAACATGCTGTTGAATCACTCAAAGCCGAGATCCCAGGATGTGAGATTTATGGAGTTTGCATGGATGTCGGTAATCCTGAAGAGCTCGACTTGTTCACCTCTTTCATCATTACACGCCTTGGTCAGGTTGATCGATGGATAAACAACGCCGGTACATCGGGTCTGCGCAAAGCTCCTCTTTGGCAACTCGAAGCCTCCGATATTCTGGAAACTTGTACAACCAACCTTGCGGGCTCAATGCTGATGTCGAAAATAGCGACTGAAATAATGAGAAACCAACCCAGCGAAGATATACCGTTGTATCACATATTCAATATGGGTTTTTCAGCACCCGGAGCTAAATTTTCCCGATCAAACATTCCCCACAAAGCCTCGAAACTCGGTGTTGCCGCTGTAAGTCATTTTCTCTGCCGGGAATTGCATGAACAGGGAATAAGGGGTATCGGTATACACGAATTGAGTCCCGGTCTGGTAAAAACCGATCTGCTTTTGCGTGACACATCTCCTGAAACGAAAGAATTTCTGGACTTGATAGCTGAATCACCGGAAAAAGTCGCTCGAAAACTGGTTTCGAAAATCAGAGAGGCAAATGGAAGGAAATCACACATCCGTTATCGATCGATCGCCGGTATGGGTCTGCATGCATTAATGCAACTTACTTTGAAAAAAGTCGGCAGTCCGTTGAGGGAGAGGATTCTCGATCTCAGCAGCCGGAAAAGAGGAGATGAGCCACTATGA
- a CDS encoding Spy/CpxP family protein refolding chaperone, whose translation MFQLRKRLFTAVLVAIVLPLSVVQAKPFGAGQGFDAGGGPKGGPGLMAAGPQVMNDLNLSAEQIDLLEKKKVEKRKTMINLHSQLQLLQVDLAEAANRKNPDMKSIDAMSRKVGNIHGQMTAERIKSIVYLRSILNDDQRKIMDAHRLEFGMMRGMKTGGKRR comes from the coding sequence GTGTTTCAACTTAGGAAAAGACTATTCACGGCAGTTCTTGTTGCTATTGTTTTACCATTGTCGGTTGTTCAGGCAAAGCCTTTTGGCGCTGGGCAGGGTTTCGATGCGGGTGGTGGTCCTAAAGGGGGGCCAGGTTTGATGGCTGCCGGACCGCAAGTCATGAATGACTTGAATCTGTCTGCCGAGCAGATTGACCTGCTCGAGAAGAAAAAGGTTGAGAAGCGAAAAACCATGATAAACCTGCATTCGCAGCTACAGTTGTTGCAGGTTGATCTTGCGGAAGCAGCTAACCGTAAAAATCCCGATATGAAGTCAATAGACGCTATGTCAAGAAAAGTCGGGAATATTCATGGACAAATGACGGCCGAACGGATAAAGTCGATTGTTTACCTGCGAAGTATTTTGAACGATGATCAAAGAAAGATTATGGATGCTCATCGTTTGGAATTCGGCATGATGCGGGGAATGAAAACGGGAGGTAAAAGACGATAG
- the can gene encoding carbonate dehydratase, with protein MRVLKNLFEQNKEWAEKVKESDPDFFLKLSKQQSPEYLWIGCSDSRVPSNQIVGMLPGEIFVHRNIANVVVPSDLNCLSVIQYAVEVLKIKHIIVCGHYGCGGVKAALESREHGLIDNWLEHIRDVYRTHSEEIDAIDDKNEKLDKMCELNVIEQVINVCNTTTVRNAWKSGQKLSVHGWIYGIEDGILQDLNICVTGLEEIPGHNG; from the coding sequence ATGAGAGTTCTGAAAAATCTTTTCGAACAAAACAAGGAATGGGCGGAAAAAGTCAAAGAATCAGATCCTGATTTTTTTTTGAAGCTATCCAAACAGCAAAGTCCGGAATATTTATGGATAGGCTGTTCGGATAGCCGTGTCCCCTCAAACCAGATTGTAGGCATGCTGCCAGGAGAAATCTTCGTGCATCGCAATATTGCCAATGTGGTGGTTCCTTCGGATCTGAATTGTCTCTCTGTTATTCAGTACGCAGTTGAAGTGCTGAAGATAAAGCATATCATAGTTTGTGGACACTACGGATGTGGAGGAGTCAAGGCTGCCTTGGAAAGCAGGGAACACGGACTGATCGACAACTGGCTCGAGCATATTCGGGACGTCTATCGAACACACAGCGAAGAAATAGATGCTATCGACGATAAGAACGAAAAGCTGGACAAGATGTGTGAGCTTAACGTTATCGAACAGGTAATCAACGTCTGCAACACGACTACTGTTCGAAACGCATGGAAATCAGGTCAGAAACTGTCCGTTCATGGATGGATATACGGTATTGAAGACGGAATTTTGCAAGATCTGAATATCTGCGTAACCGGCCTCGAAGAAATTCCCGGTCATAACGGCTAA
- a CDS encoding anti-sigma factor family protein — MKCTEAEHVIAEMALGFISESKRKELEDHLSVCAHCRQEAEHYSVAVEALKAGVSERMISAEEVESVVSVVSSGLERKSNHNVKLLKLGVPVLAAAAVFLAIVISPMFFSGNGSDMTRLEVLEAYAEDLEATGMENDYNYTMYNTEFNYEHYGVSDTVSEYLIE, encoded by the coding sequence ATGAAGTGTACTGAGGCAGAACATGTAATTGCAGAGATGGCTCTTGGATTTATTTCCGAAAGCAAGAGAAAAGAGTTGGAGGATCATCTTTCGGTATGTGCTCACTGTCGGCAGGAAGCCGAGCATTATTCTGTTGCAGTGGAAGCACTAAAGGCCGGAGTTTCTGAAAGGATGATCTCTGCGGAAGAGGTTGAAAGTGTTGTTAGTGTTGTTTCTTCGGGTTTGGAGAGAAAAAGCAACCATAACGTTAAGCTGCTGAAGCTTGGAGTGCCGGTTTTGGCGGCAGCGGCAGTTTTTCTTGCCATTGTCATCAGCCCCATGTTTTTTTCGGGTAACGGCAGCGATATGACGCGACTTGAAGTTCTCGAAGCATATGCAGAGGACCTCGAAGCCACCGGTATGGAAAACGACTACAATTACACCATGTATAACACTGAATTCAATTATGAACATTACGGGGTTTCAGATACGGTAAGCGAGTATCTCATTGAGTAA
- a CDS encoding ferredoxin, translating to MAYKILESCGCCGVCVDECPVQAISPGDDIFVIDEKACVDCNGYYDEPACINVCPMDCIVKMS from the coding sequence ATGGCGTACAAGATTCTTGAGAGTTGTGGCTGTTGTGGCGTCTGTGTCGATGAGTGTCCGGTTCAAGCGATTTCACCAGGTGATGATATCTTTGTAATCGATGAAAAGGCGTGTGTTGATTGTAATGGATATTATGATGAACCGGCTTGCATTAACGTTTGTCCAATGGATTGCATTGTAAAGATGTCCTGA
- a CDS encoding RNA polymerase sigma factor, which yields MTGIDRDITQRFHDGDLKALEEIIENYQGSVFGIGLKLMGTVEDAKDYSQDVFVHAYEKRQKYDPDRPFEPWFYKLALNLGRQRLRKRREVPRSESMPVEMVEETAERSFIQGERQDLVRHALQKLKPKYRECLALRFEADMQLHEIAQTLGISLGTVKTRLRRGLMAFKEAYVKVGGLNEVY from the coding sequence ATGACAGGAATCGATCGAGACATCACACAGAGATTTCATGACGGAGACTTGAAGGCTCTTGAAGAAATTATTGAGAATTACCAGGGTTCTGTATTCGGGATTGGTCTCAAGCTTATGGGTACAGTTGAAGATGCAAAGGATTACAGTCAGGATGTGTTTGTACATGCGTATGAAAAACGACAGAAGTATGATCCCGATAGGCCCTTTGAACCCTGGTTTTATAAACTTGCCTTGAATCTTGGTAGGCAGCGTTTAAGAAAGAGGCGTGAAGTGCCGAGGAGTGAATCCATGCCGGTAGAAATGGTCGAAGAAACAGCTGAACGGAGTTTTATTCAGGGCGAGAGACAGGATCTGGTCCGGCATGCGCTACAAAAATTGAAGCCAAAGTATCGTGAGTGTCTTGCATTACGCTTTGAAGCCGATATGCAGCTTCATGAGATTGCACAAACGTTGGGTATTTCACTTGGAACAGTGAAAACCCGTTTACGAAGAGGATTGATGGCTTTTAAAGAAGCCTATGTAAAAGTAGGAGGGCTCAATGAAGTGTACTGA
- a CDS encoding hydantoinase B/oxoprolinase family protein: MNSNEKQWYFSVDRGGTFTDIVSFDPEGRAHTHKLLSISDAYEDAGIAGIRTILNLSPENPLDPNLIGSIRIGTTVATNALLERKGAPAALCITKGFEDLLAIGNGTRPELFNLGIDKPSPIYSHVCGIEETIDTSGAVLTELDPEKAEKSLQEIRSLGYENLAIVLKHSWINPLHEKKLIDIARQKAGFRHVVASHEVMPLINFLKRGQTTMIEAYLGPVLFNYANTLKKLAGPIKIEFMQSSGGLVSADNLHAKDTILSGPAGGVTGTARLSEQLGVEQVIGFDMGGTSTDVSRYDGDLNHVFESSVAGVPFYTDMLDVETVAAGGGSILSFDGERLLVGPESAGSNPGPACYGLDGPLTVTDANLLLGRIIPKYIPNVFGTSHDKRLDKEKTKEKFRALATTVSAKTGHTYTPEKLAEGYLRIANEIMCRAMKKISISRGYDIRDHALMCFGGAAPQHACDMARILGIKTIIVHPFSSVLSAYGIALADRLERTVLAVMEVLTTRLLQRLEKKAETEAGKLAERLRDEGNKAEITTRLFLDLRPKGSDSWLSIPAGTGRESASFENMKNIVSRFKKEYFSRFGFRPDADTIEVVNMRTEVSSASFVPSANTPSLLPDKPAPAHARSSCMVWISGKYRRVPVLDRTSLKPGHQIDGPAMIVDDQLTLFVQEGFETTIDAMHNLILRDETHTSETMNTKQQNDSERPDPIMLEVFNNLFMNIAEQMGYTLANTAHSVNMKERLDFSCALFDDKGKLIAHAPHIPVHLGAMEATVRHIIKENRDTMKKGDMYLANNPHQGGSHLPDITIVTPVFCEENTPSYYLANRGHHADIGGITPGSMPPSSRTIQDEGIVVGTFLLVREGTFREKEVLELLSSGDHPARNLSERLSDLKAQVAANNKGMTELMRMNTDYGTPTVLRYMSFIRKNAKHAVNRALERLAGTTGTFESTFSDSMDNGAVIAVSIRITAAAETEPKIVVDFTGTSAEDQGNINAPAAVTTAAVLYALRCLIEENIPLNAGCLEPVTIIIPEGSLLNPSSGAAVAVGNVETSQRIVDVLLGALGRAAASQGTMNNLLFGKPDNTGSQYYETIPGGSGATEGHNGASGVQVHMTNTRLTDPEILEQRFPTVRITRFAMRKGSGGTGRWNGGEGIERALRFNEPMHVSVISERRVTAPFGLHNGSDGAKGINLLISPDGTETRLEHKVDRIFESGETILIKTPGGGGYGKPNT, encoded by the coding sequence ATGAACAGCAACGAAAAACAGTGGTATTTCTCGGTAGACAGAGGCGGTACTTTTACCGATATCGTCAGTTTCGATCCGGAAGGACGGGCACACACTCACAAACTGCTATCCATATCCGACGCATATGAAGATGCCGGAATTGCAGGAATCAGGACAATCCTGAATCTCTCACCTGAAAACCCTCTCGATCCCAACCTGATAGGGTCGATCCGTATAGGAACAACGGTTGCCACCAATGCCCTCCTCGAAAGAAAGGGTGCACCTGCAGCACTTTGCATAACGAAAGGTTTTGAAGATCTTCTTGCTATCGGCAATGGAACCCGCCCGGAGCTTTTCAATCTCGGAATAGACAAACCCTCACCGATCTACAGTCATGTTTGCGGTATCGAGGAAACAATAGATACCAGTGGCGCTGTCCTCACCGAACTCGATCCTGAAAAAGCGGAAAAATCTCTTCAGGAAATCCGTTCACTTGGTTACGAAAACCTTGCAATAGTGTTGAAACACTCCTGGATAAACCCTTTGCATGAAAAAAAACTGATCGACATAGCCCGACAAAAAGCTGGATTTCGCCATGTTGTCGCATCTCATGAAGTCATGCCGCTCATTAACTTTCTCAAACGCGGACAAACAACCATGATTGAGGCCTACCTCGGCCCGGTTCTCTTCAACTATGCCAACACCCTGAAAAAGCTGGCTGGACCGATAAAAATCGAGTTCATGCAGAGCTCGGGAGGGCTTGTCAGCGCCGACAATCTCCATGCAAAAGACACGATTCTATCGGGACCGGCAGGTGGGGTGACCGGTACAGCGAGACTATCCGAACAACTCGGTGTTGAACAAGTCATAGGATTCGACATGGGAGGAACATCAACCGATGTATCCCGTTACGACGGTGACCTTAACCATGTTTTTGAAAGTTCAGTGGCTGGAGTTCCTTTCTACACCGACATGCTCGATGTGGAGACCGTCGCAGCCGGAGGAGGCTCGATTCTTTCTTTTGACGGAGAACGGCTCCTCGTAGGACCTGAATCCGCCGGTTCCAATCCCGGCCCTGCCTGTTACGGACTCGACGGACCATTAACAGTTACCGATGCCAACCTTCTGCTTGGCAGGATAATCCCGAAATACATCCCCAATGTATTCGGGACAAGCCATGATAAACGCCTCGATAAGGAAAAGACAAAAGAAAAATTCAGGGCTCTTGCCACCACCGTCAGTGCAAAAACCGGCCATACCTACACACCGGAAAAACTCGCTGAAGGCTACCTGAGAATAGCGAATGAAATAATGTGCAGAGCGATGAAGAAAATCTCAATATCGAGAGGCTATGACATCAGGGACCATGCTCTCATGTGTTTTGGAGGAGCGGCCCCCCAGCATGCATGCGACATGGCCAGAATACTCGGCATAAAAACAATCATCGTTCATCCTTTTTCAAGCGTTCTTTCAGCATACGGTATAGCCTTGGCTGACCGGCTTGAACGCACAGTACTGGCTGTCATGGAGGTTTTGACGACCCGATTGCTTCAACGTCTTGAAAAAAAAGCGGAAACCGAGGCCGGAAAACTCGCCGAGAGACTTCGAGATGAAGGAAACAAAGCGGAAATAACAACAAGGCTTTTTTTGGATCTCAGGCCAAAAGGGAGTGATTCCTGGCTTTCCATTCCGGCAGGAACAGGTCGCGAATCCGCTTCTTTCGAAAACATGAAGAATATAGTTTCACGTTTCAAAAAGGAATATTTCAGCAGGTTCGGCTTCAGACCCGATGCCGATACTATCGAGGTGGTGAATATGCGTACCGAAGTTTCCTCAGCCTCTTTTGTACCATCGGCAAACACCCCTTCCCTGCTACCTGATAAACCGGCACCAGCTCATGCGCGCTCTTCATGCATGGTATGGATATCGGGAAAATACAGACGGGTCCCCGTGTTAGACAGAACCTCGCTGAAACCCGGTCATCAGATCGACGGACCCGCCATGATCGTCGATGACCAGCTGACACTTTTCGTTCAGGAAGGTTTCGAAACCACGATCGACGCCATGCATAACCTCATTCTCAGGGATGAAACCCATACCTCTGAGACGATGAATACAAAACAGCAAAACGACAGCGAGAGACCTGATCCGATAATGCTCGAAGTTTTCAACAACCTTTTCATGAACATCGCCGAACAGATGGGCTACACCCTCGCGAACACGGCTCACTCGGTGAACATGAAGGAACGTCTTGATTTTTCATGTGCATTGTTCGACGACAAGGGAAAGCTCATCGCTCACGCTCCGCACATACCGGTGCATTTAGGAGCCATGGAAGCTACGGTTCGGCACATCATAAAAGAAAACCGTGACACCATGAAGAAAGGTGACATGTATCTCGCAAACAACCCCCATCAAGGCGGCTCTCATTTGCCGGATATCACGATAGTCACTCCTGTTTTCTGCGAAGAAAACACACCATCCTATTATCTGGCCAATCGTGGACATCATGCAGATATCGGCGGCATCACTCCCGGATCCATGCCACCCTCGAGCCGAACCATTCAAGATGAAGGCATCGTAGTGGGAACCTTTCTTCTCGTTCGTGAAGGAACATTTCGCGAAAAAGAAGTCCTTGAACTACTTTCATCCGGAGACCACCCGGCAAGAAACCTTTCCGAAAGGCTCTCCGATCTCAAAGCACAGGTAGCCGCCAATAACAAAGGCATGACAGAACTGATGAGAATGAATACTGATTATGGAACCCCAACGGTTCTGCGATACATGTCATTCATCAGAAAAAATGCAAAGCATGCAGTTAACCGGGCTCTCGAAAGGCTTGCCGGCACGACGGGAACATTCGAGTCAACGTTTTCCGACAGCATGGATAACGGTGCCGTGATCGCCGTATCCATTCGTATAACCGCCGCTGCAGAAACGGAACCAAAAATCGTGGTTGACTTTACAGGCACGAGTGCGGAGGATCAAGGGAACATCAACGCCCCTGCCGCAGTTACGACAGCAGCTGTTCTCTACGCACTTCGGTGCCTCATCGAAGAAAATATACCACTGAATGCTGGATGCCTCGAACCCGTTACCATTATCATTCCGGAAGGCTCACTGCTCAATCCTTCTTCTGGTGCGGCTGTTGCTGTCGGCAACGTTGAAACCTCGCAACGGATTGTCGATGTACTGCTCGGAGCTCTTGGAAGAGCCGCTGCATCACAAGGAACCATGAACAACCTTCTGTTCGGAAAACCCGACAACACCGGGAGCCAGTACTACGAAACCATACCCGGAGGCAGCGGTGCTACGGAAGGTCATAACGGTGCATCCGGCGTACAAGTGCACATGACAAACACCAGACTTACCGATCCCGAGATACTCGAACAACGCTTCCCGACAGTTCGCATAACCCGTTTTGCAATGAGAAAGGGTTCAGGCGGAACCGGCAGATGGAACGGAGGCGAGGGTATTGAAAGGGCCCTTCGATTCAACGAACCCATGCATGTCAGCGTCATTTCCGAACGAAGGGTTACGGCTCCGTTCGGTCTTCATAACGGTAGTGA
- a CDS encoding SDR family oxidoreductase, which produces MRYSGTVLVAGATGRTGQWVVKRLKHYGIDYRLFVRSGEKALETFGPEIVDRITIGSIENEYEIDAAVKSADAVICAIGGNVMDPDQPPPSVIDRDGVIRLAHRSKKHGVRQFILVSSLAVTKPDHPLNKYGNVLTMKLEGENEVRRLYGEKGYSYTILRPGGLIDEDGPLEHSMLFDTGDRIETGKINRSDVAQAAVEALWVQEAQNLTFELIQQNALSQDSFELYYKQATQSR; this is translated from the coding sequence ATGAGATACTCGGGAACAGTTTTGGTTGCCGGAGCTACCGGACGAACAGGTCAATGGGTCGTGAAACGCCTGAAGCACTATGGTATAGACTATCGCCTTTTCGTGCGTTCTGGCGAAAAAGCTCTTGAAACATTCGGACCGGAGATTGTCGATCGAATCACTATCGGGAGTATAGAAAATGAATATGAGATAGATGCTGCGGTGAAGAGTGCCGATGCAGTGATCTGCGCTATCGGAGGAAATGTTATGGACCCCGATCAACCACCTCCTTCAGTTATCGACAGAGATGGTGTTATACGACTTGCTCATCGATCGAAAAAGCATGGTGTAAGGCAGTTTATTCTTGTCAGTTCTCTGGCGGTTACGAAACCCGATCATCCGCTGAATAAATATGGCAACGTGTTAACCATGAAGCTCGAGGGGGAGAACGAGGTTCGAAGACTTTACGGGGAAAAGGGATATAGCTATACTATTCTAAGGCCAGGCGGTTTGATCGACGAAGACGGGCCTTTAGAGCATTCGATGTTATTCGATACCGGAGATAGAATCGAGACAGGTAAGATCAATCGTAGCGATGTAGCTCAAGCCGCTGTTGAGGCGTTATGGGTTCAGGAGGCCCAAAATCTGACGTTCGAGCTTATCCAGCAGAATGCACTCTCCCAGGATTCGTTTGAGCTTTATTACAAACAGGCTACTCAAAGCCGGTGA
- the lipA gene encoding lipoyl synthase: MKILKKPEWLKVRLSGTEHFATTKKLIGEYGLNTVCRSAMCPNLQECWSSGTATFLLLGDVCTRSCRFCAITASATQLPLPSDDEPRKIAHAVRRMQLNHVVLTSVTRDDLSDGGSAAWAETIKAVRGENPDVTIECLIPDFEGKYEDLDRVMSLKPDVLNHNVETVPALYDSVRPQADYFRSLEVLRVAKRTYDLRTKSGLMVGMGETEQQVKKVLNDLAGIGCNHLTIGQYLQPSLRHFPVRSYVTPDCFERYRIYAHELGIQQVQSGPYVRSSYHAAETV, translated from the coding sequence ATGAAGATTCTGAAAAAACCGGAATGGTTGAAGGTACGGCTTTCAGGAACTGAGCATTTTGCTACAACGAAAAAGCTGATCGGAGAGTACGGGCTCAATACGGTCTGCCGATCGGCTATGTGCCCGAATCTGCAGGAATGCTGGTCGTCAGGTACGGCAACGTTTCTGTTGTTGGGGGACGTCTGTACGAGGAGTTGTCGTTTTTGTGCGATAACGGCATCAGCAACTCAGCTGCCGTTACCCTCTGACGATGAGCCTCGAAAAATCGCCCATGCAGTCAGGAGGATGCAGCTCAACCATGTTGTTCTGACAAGTGTTACCCGCGACGATCTTTCTGATGGCGGTTCGGCTGCATGGGCGGAAACCATCAAGGCAGTAAGAGGGGAAAATCCGGATGTAACCATCGAATGTCTTATTCCTGATTTTGAGGGAAAATATGAAGATCTTGACAGGGTTATGAGTTTGAAGCCTGATGTCCTGAATCACAATGTAGAAACCGTTCCCGCTCTCTATGATTCGGTAAGGCCACAGGCGGACTATTTTCGATCCCTTGAAGTACTGAGGGTTGCAAAACGAACATATGATCTCAGGACCAAATCGGGGCTGATGGTTGGAATGGGGGAAACGGAACAGCAGGTTAAAAAAGTATTGAATGATCTTGCGGGTATCGGATGCAATCATCTTACCATTGGCCAGTATCTCCAGCCATCTTTACGGCACTTCCCCGTTCGTTCCTATGTTACGCCGGATTGTTTCGAGCGTTACAGGATCTATGCACATGAATTGGGAATACAGCAAGTGCAGTCGGGACCGTATGTCAGGAGTTCCTATCATGCCGCTGAAACTGTGTAA